One Tissierellales bacterium DNA segment encodes these proteins:
- a CDS encoding dihydroxyacetone kinase subunit DhaK, whose amino-acid sequence MRLAHSEYLKRIEGYDVLVRKDSPRKGKVALVSRDGSGHEPSHCGYVGKGMLNGAVAGEVFTSPTPEQIFQAIRAVDGGSGVLQLLRIIQET is encoded by the coding sequence ATGAGATTAGCTCATTCTGAATACCTAAAGAGGATTGAAGGGTATGATGTACTAGTTAGAAAAGACAGCCCGAGGAAAGGTAAAGTGGCATTAGTTAGTAGAGATGGAAGTGGGCATGAACCATCTCATTGTGGATATGTAGGAAAAGGTATGCTTAATGGGGCAGTAGCAGGGGAAGTATTTACCTCGCCAACGCCAGAACAAATTTTTCAGGCAATTAGAGCAGTAGATGGAGGATCTGGAGTACTTCAATTATTAAGAATTATACAGGAGACGTAA